The Myxocyprinus asiaticus isolate MX2 ecotype Aquarium Trade chromosome 6, UBuf_Myxa_2, whole genome shotgun sequence region tattgagcttcaaagttttggtcaccattcactttaaggacctacagagctgaaatattcttctaaaaatctaaatttgtgttctgcagaagaaagaagaaagcatccacatctgggatggcatgaaggcgagtaaatgagagaattttcattttttgttgaattattcctttaagttatcTTCACACtatatttacattatgtttattgTCCCTTGAGTTTAGAATTAACACTGATACACTTTAGCACTTCTTAGTCACTCATCAGATATTTTGTTAGGAGACACTGGTGCCCATTTTCCTCACCTGAAAGACACTGGATGGGGTGAAAAAGGCTAAATCTACTGAAGAACAGAAAGAGCGCAGTTGTCACAGGTAGGAGAATCACTGACCATGCAACACTCGCCACTGCCCTCCATATCACAACCTGTAAATAAACATGAGGCGAATTTGGTCTGAGTAGatattacacacaacacacaccttTGCTTTTTAGCCTGTCTACAACAACACATATCCACTCTGCTATAAGCTTGCAATCTAACGTTTTAACTCTAATACAGTACAAACAACCAAGAGTACATACATGTCACTAAACCATTTTTCACTACAGAACACCACACTGATAATGTGCAGAAAAAGTTTTCCGGTTACCGTCTAGTTATCTAAACCATGGTTTATAACTTATTTCGCCAATCTTTACCTTTCTTATGAACCAACTATTCTGTTTGAGGGAAAACATTTTGTCATGCTTGTGTCAGTCCTGTATCATTTCTAAAATCCATATCAACATGGCATGTACTCGCGCCATACATTCGAAGGACCTCGTGAATCGTGAGGACCGCTGCGGGTGTGTCTAACTTATTGCCTAAGTAAAATTACATTGAGCTGATCCCGagttattaaattataaatagttatatattataatgaaattatataatagttAGTTACTACCTTGAGATAGACACAAATGAGTTTCCATTAAATAAATGCATCGCTTTATTGCATGATTATCCAAACTGGAGACGAAAAAAGCTGCATTAcattgaataaattacatttggcTTTCATGTTAAACGTCCGTAAATGATTATACACATTTTTGTGGACATTACAGCCAACATCAACATATAAAAGTACAGTAATACTTGAGACTacagtcaaaaacaaaaaacaaacaaaaacacacaaaaaaaaaaaaaaaaaaaaaaaaaaacagcaactgtCCGGGATTCAATCTTACAATGGGTACAGCGGTGTACACCTCCAGTGTAAAAggctattttgattttattttcacctaagacaaaacagcaacaaaaaccaccacagtacttacactgcaaaatattactgatccatgagatcattgcgtgtaatgtctaaagtttgaatTTGAGGTAGTTAggctatatatttattaatttttaaaatatagcaaatgtatgtagctaatgagaatccctgaaacgATCACActtttttagacaaaatacttatttgtcattttcagttttgttccagGTGATTGAATCAAATGTTTTTCAgtaatgttcaaagtgggctcacattggctgatccaatcacaatggagatacatttataaaatgccaaatgtgattgtaATTAACAGGAAAGGGTTaacttaatttgttactcaaaaaagcatcttgctgtctcggGAGTGTATGTGCATGAGCTGACCAATTTTGCCCTACAACTACTGTCCCTGTATTTACACAATATCTCTAACCACCCCCCAACCCTCAAGCTTTATACACTCTGTGcccagaaaaaaagcaaattttccttaaggtgtgcttttagccccttgctaccctacatacaatAATATTTACTATGTACAATTATTTAGATTAgctatgcataaatataaataatttaatttattaataatgtaGTTTTGAATCGGCTAAAGTAGTCTTGTGTCATGTCGACAGACAGTTTCATTAAATAATTGTCAGTTGTGTATTCCTTTCGCTTCATTCTGAATCAAAGCATTTTTCTCCCGATGTGTGCCGTTTGCTAAAGTGATGCTGCGTCTTTCCAAACTGGTTCTGCTCTTGTCAATCTCACGACGCGTCTTGGTCTCAAATGCATTTGTCGGAAATATCGGAGTTGAACTGATGGACATCTCCGTCTGGACGCCTTTATGAAAAACAGGCTTTTGTCCAGGTCTCTGGGGTATCGCAGGTAGTGACAGCTGTTCCCTCTGCGCCTTTTTATCTTCCCATAATTTCAGAAGACGTCGCTGATTATTCGTCATGTCCCTCAGATTGTGTTGCAGTGACTGCACTTGGTCCTCCAGCAGAGTCTTTGAGGTCACGGTGTTGGCCAGTTCTGAAGTCAATTCATCAATGGTCAAACTCAATTTCCCAGCTTTTTCAACTAGTGAACCGCACTCCTTCTCCTTCTGGTGCAACTCGTTGATTATATCCTTGGTGGTTTTACCATGAAATTTCGGACTCGACTCTAAACCAATTTCAGCCCGTAGGACTTTGACCTGTTTGCGCAGCTCCTTGTTGTCCAAAGTCAATTGCTTCAATTTCTGTTTGAGAGCTTCGGTTGACCTCATTCGAGATTCATGTTGTCTCAGTTTTTCCCTCATTACATTCTCACGGTGCAAAGCATCGTCTCTTTCCTTTCGGCACTTTTCCAGCAGCTTCAAAGTTTCGTACTTGGAGACCTTTTCCACTTTCCCAGCCATCACTCATTTGCAGTCTTAAATGTAGCTAATATTGAAAAAGCATGATCCTTGATATACGTCGTCGGTTTGAAGCCTTCTTTTTAAATACATGTTCCCTGTGAGGTCAAGTAGGGTCATTCAAATAATGTCAACAGATACCCTCCcattgcataaagaaaaagtgatttaaaaaaatgtctcctttcttattttaaatccaCCATGTATTGGATAACTGTACGCCACAGTGACATTGCTCCACAGAGGTTATAGGTTTGGGAGCCAGCATCAGTGTAACTCTAAGCTAAGGCTAGAATGACCATTAATTAGGACACACCACACATTGGCACAGTTTCAAGTGGAACAAATTTTCTATTTTGTTAATTTGGAAAATGTAGTTCAGACATTTCATAACGCTGGTGCCACCTTGTAAAAAAATCATTGATCTAATTCAAATAACAGTGACGGATTAAGGTTAAAAGTGCACTGACGATGGCACTCTGAGATACATAAAACATTGCACTGTATCAGATCCTGACATCAAAGACAAGATAGATTTTATCTATGACAATAAACCTTTGTTCCATGTATTTTGATGGTGCGGAGAAGCAAATTCTACAATCTCCACTGCGATCACCGAGACATTATCTGGGGAAAAATGCCTCCTCTGCTGCACATATACTCATCACTTCCAATTAATCTGGATTGGTGTGCATATaaaattttaaacagaaaaaactACTAAATATTTACTACAAAATGATATCTTGGAACACAGTTATCAGTTAATTGGTCGAGGCATTGTATCTACATGTACAGATAGTAACAAATCTCTCAGAGAACACACAAAAGCAATTGTAAAagattgtaaaaatgtaaacaatttctGTGATCTAGCTTTGGCTTTCAGCTTCATCAAAACTAAAGTAGATGACCAGTTTATGTGTGTATTCTTAAACTCATTTATATTTCTCTTATTTTTCCCATTGATTTGCTTGATGGCACTGTAAAGTTTGTGACATTTCAAGTGTATGTACAAGTTCCAAAGTGGTAGAAACAGGAGAGTGACCCTTTTGAAAACCATCTCAAGTTCAATTATCACAAATATTTAAACCACAGCTATATACACATCCTCTACTTAGTAACAGTACAGTAACGTGTCTAAAACTCAAATCAGAAAATTAGTAATGTTGCAGATTATTATCTAGAGGTTACCCTGCTCACCCGCATGCACAAAAATTTGCCCAAATTAGGCATTTACCTTCACACTTTTTAAGATGAAGTGAAATTCAGACAACCCACGAGCTCATTATCAAGATACCTTTTTCTCTCTAAAAAAGGCAATTACAGAAGAATAACAATTGCTTGAAGAACAGAATATGTACAGGAAGTCTTGTCTCAAGTGTGAACAATGTTGAAAAATCTTGTCAACTGCAATGTCTTTTTtcacatcagcagttacagtcaAAAACAGCAGAGCAGCATAGAGCTTGCATtgtcataattacatttttatgtaatttcaGTGCCACACCACTGAAGCCCTTTATTTACCCTCAGCTCTGATTCAGTTTGCCTTTGAGGGTGATAAAGTGTTGGTTGTTCTCAGTGACTCATTGTGATCCTCTGATGGATCCATCTCATTTGTACTGAAAAAGTATGTCTgcaagagagaaaagagagagagggcaCAAATCTGTCAGACTTTGACAGCACTTTTGTTCCTTAAACTCCACTAACTCTGCATTCCCTAATTAAATGAATGTAATTGATGGCATGTGATAGCCATAAAGATATGGTTCTTTTCTCATACTGGCATGTTTCCAGGCCAATGACTATTGCCAGTGTTTCCAAGAACACTCCCCTCCCCTGGGAAAACACATTTGACACCAAATTTGATCCTTTAACGCTGCAAGAAGCAGTGCCAATTCTGATACTCCAACTCTGCCTCTGTAGCATTTTTATAACACTCAAATTTTGAATATTTCGTCTAGTCAATATCAAACTGGAAGCTGAATAAATGCAAACTTTAACATGTTTGATTGTTTTGAGGACACCGTAGATATATGTAGATATACCGTAGTTTGACACcatagatatacaggtgcatctcaataaattagaatgtcgtggaaaagttcatttatttcagtaattcaactcaaattgtgaaactcgtgtattaaataaattcagtgcacacagactgaagtagtttaagtctttggttcttttaattgtgatgattttggctcacatttaacaaaaacccaccaattcactatctcaaaaaattagaatacatcagaagaccaataaaaaaaacatttttagtgaattgttggccttctggaaagtatgttcatttactgtatatgtactcaatacttggtaggggctccttttgctttaattactgcctcaattcggcgtggcatggaggtgatcagtttgtggcactgctgaggtggtatggaagcccaggtttctttaacagtggccttcagctcatctgcattttttggtctcttgtttctcattttcctcttgacaataccccatagattctctatggggttcaggtctggtgagtttgctggccagtcaagcacaccaacaccatggtcatttaaccaacttttggtgcttttggcagtgtgggcaagtgccaaatcctgctggaaaatgaaatcagcatctttcagcagaaggaagcatgaagtgctccaaaatttcttggtaaatgagtgcagtgactttggttttcaaaaaacacaatggacctacaccagcagatgacattgcaccccaaatcatcacagactgtagaaacttaacactggacttcaagcaacttgggctatgagcttctccacccttcctccagactctaggaccttggtttccaaatgaaatacaaaacttgctctcatctgaaaagaggactttggaacactgggcaacagtccagttcttcttctccttagcccaggtaagacgcctttgacgttgtctgtggttcaggagtggcttaacaagaggaatacgacaactgtagccaaattccttgacatgtctgtgtgtggtggctcttgatgccttgaccccagcctcagtccattccttgtgaagttcacccaaattcttgaatcgattttgcttgacaatcctcataaggctgcggttctctcggttggttgtgcatctttttcttccacactttttccttccactcaactttctgttaacatgcttggatacagcactctgtgaacagccagcttctttggcaatgaatgtttgtggcttaccctccttgtgaagggtgtcaatgattgtcttctggacaactgtcagatcagcagtcttccccatgattgtgtagcctagtgaaccaaactgagcgaccattttgaaggctcaggaaacctttgcatgtgttttgagttgattagctgattggcatgtcaccatattctaattttttgagatagtgaattggtgggtttttgttaaatgtgagccaaaatcatcacaattaaaagaaccaaagacttaaactacttcagtctgtgtgcactgaatttatttaatacacgagtttcacaatttgagttgaattactgaaataaatgaacttttccacgacattctaattaattgagatgcacctgtatgtataatTGTAGCATATATTTGTATAGTAGATAGAGTATATATTGTAGATTAGAAGgcaataatataatgtatattttttataatttgtaggaCTGTCAATCAATTAATTTTTAATCAATTACTTTACATGGCGATTAAATAATCAcgtatatatcaatattttctgaaaaatgcaccccaacataattaaataaataatacataattgtTAAAATAATTTGAACTATAACAGCAATGCTGCCACGTACTTATTATTTTTTCCACTCAATTATgtcataaaaatgacatcttttctcataataacaatgatagatattttaaaataaatgcataaaatacatcaATACGTGAATacgtttttaatgtattttatgcatttattttaaactaCTGTATGTAATTATATATTAGCTTTATAacgagaatgttttttttattacataatattttattacaagaaaaaaaaagtcatttttatgacataatatctcaTTATAACGAGAAACGATTTTTACGACAAATATCTGGGctcgtattcacaaagatttttctCTTACCACTACGAGTTCtccaaaaataaatgcatttctatgcctAGCCTTACTTGTTTGAACTGGATTCCTCAATCACACAGTGTCAAtttataaaaaggaaaaaaaaaattatatggccaatttataccagaccagcttcaaagattgtcaaaatcatggtgactgactagttatttatcaACATACACAGTTAGAATGCTGAAGTAGCCTAATCTGACTAAAGAGATTCAAATCAGCTTCCGCACTGAAACAGAGAGAGATCTGGCTGTACTGTTCTCttgtcattatattcacagtTCACGAAAACCTTTGATGAGGCAGCTGTCTTCGGTTTCGGATACTACTTGAAAACTGTATTAGTTCAACTGTGTGTTCTTGTATATGGGTCCCTCTTTTTAGGTATCTATTCAATCGTTTGACAGTcattttattgcatgtgattgCATTTGACTTAACAACATTACACAATTgaattatagtccttaccaggaatatactttaatgtctgttgttgtttatgcttgaggacttgctattggctgttgtcattgcataattaatgaggtacatctgtgcaggttttggggactgtttggggatatttttaattaacatttaaaagttactggtggttatagttatgttttaagttccatttaatgttaattatgtagttttatgttatgacatttttatttttttattttttttagttaccatgggtgagattagtgttcctttgaTTTAGGTATAATACTTTTTAGCTAAATGATAGTTATCACAAAGTCTTTTGGAGCTCTGAATCAAGTCAATCAATTTGTTTGGTAAATGGATTGGTAAGCGATTCTGTGTCTTGAAGCGCTtgtcctgcacacacacactggtaaCATCTGTTAGTGAAATCACACGACTTGCCGCAGTGTCATGTACGCTTCAATGGATTGAAACAAATTGTTTGTTAAAGTTTTAAAACTTTATGAAGCAAGTTTCTTAAGCGCTGAAGTTCCGTTGATGTGTAGGCCAAAAGTGGGGGGCTGTGGTtatgaaaaagaaagtcatatgggcttgtaacaacacaggggtgtgtaaacaatgaccaaatttttatttttgggtgaactctccctttgaAGGCTGTTATCATAAGACTCGTTCTTGCGTTCCATCTGCTCTATTTTTAACTGTTGATCTATGTATACATTTGTCAGCAGATGCCTTTGAAGCGCCTCAGTGGTTTTCAGCGTAATAAGGTTAATGTTTTAGGACACTGTATCAAGTTACAaattctgttgtgcttcatctAGCTGTCAAGAATGCATCCTGTTTGGCTGCGTTGCTAGaggtgcgctgactgccccctgctgatgtgTCTCGTAAAAACAAGAAgatactttaagcttgaattgctacaTTGGTTCgaaaatacatacttttttgTACGGAATTTACGTACggatcagggggcatgattaatttactttattacTATATAATTAGTCACATTAAATTgacacgttaaatcaacagcccttatAGTATGCAAAGATGTGTGTTGTTCTCCACAAGcatcataattttattattatgtgtaaaGATTCATAAAAATGTACCTTGCAACCAACTGCAAGAAGGACGTGAAGAATCACAATGGCAGACATAAAT contains the following coding sequences:
- the LOC127442097 gene encoding uncharacterized protein LOC127442097, producing the protein MAGKVEKVSKYETLKLLEKCRKERDDALHRENVMREKLRQHESRMRSTEALKQKLKQLTLDNKELRKQVKVLRAEIGLESSPKFHGKTTKDIINELHQKEKECGSLVEKAGKLSLTIDELTSELANTVTSKTLLEDQVQSLQHNLRDMTNNQRRLLKLWEDKKAQREQLSLPAIPQRPGQKPVFHKGVQTEMSISSTPIFPTNAFETKTRREIDKSRTSLERRSITLANGTHREKNALIQNEAKGIHN